The genome window GAACATCACAGACTGGCGCGGGCCCACGCCGCACCCGTATCAGGCTGCGGACGTGCGGATTATGGCCGCAGTCGCCGGCATCATCAACAACTACGACGTCGGTCTGGGCAAGACCTTTGAAACGCTGTTGCTGGTGGCGTACCTCAAGCAGTGCGGGCGGGCACGGCGGCCCATCATCTGCGTTCCGGCTGGCCTGGTGTCCAACTGGGCCGTCAGCGTGCAGCGCGCCTTGCCGTCTTGGCGGGTCACCATCGTGGGCATGACCCCCAAGGTGGACCGGGAGGGCAAGCCGGTGTACAAACGCAAGCTGGACGGATCAGTGATGATTGATGACCAGGGCGAACCGATCCAGGAATGGACCGAGGACAGCCCTGAGATCAAAAAGGCCAAGATCGCCCAGCTCGCCGCAGGGACCACCGACCTGATCATCATGAGCCGGGAGAGCTTCACCGGCATCGGCATGCAGCGTGATACCCGTGAGCGAATGCTCAGAACCGACCCCCAGGTGATGCGGGACCTGACTGTCCAGGACCGCTACGACGCCGCAGACGGGAAGAAGCACAAGAAACGCGACCAGCTGGTCCGGGAAACCGAAACCTTTGGCCTGCTGATGTCCAAGGTCAAGGTGGCGCACCCAGGCGACCTGAGCTTCGAGATGCTGGGCTGTGACTTCATCGCGCACGATGAGGGCCATGAACTGCGCAACATCTATGACGCACCGAGCGTCTTTGGAGAGAAGCCGCAGTTCCTGGGCAGCGGCGGCACAGCGCAGCGGGCCATTGATGCACAGCACAAGGGAAGGTACATCCGCGAGCAGGGGGGGCAGACCTATCTGTTCACCGCCAGCTGGGTCAAGAACTCACCGATGGAAGTGTTCTCGATGCTCTCGCAGGTCACCGACGACCTGCCGAATTACGGGCTGCTCAGCCAGGAAGTCCTGGTCGAGCAGTACCTGCGTATCGAGCCGGACATCATTGCCGGGCGCGACGGTGAAGTGAACATTCGGCCCTGTGTGACGGGTTTCCAGCGCCTGAAAGAACTTCGCGGCATCATTTCCGGCTATGTGATCACCCGCAGCTACGGCGATCCAGAAGTGGTCAAAGCGGACGGCACGCCCCTGGACGTACCCAAAGCTGAGGCAGAAGAGGTCATGATCGACATGCACCCCGAGCAATCGGCCGCCTACGCCCAGCTGCGGGCCGAAGCGCGGTCCGCTGATCCCAGGGCGCGGGGCGACAAGCACCCGTTCGCCATCATGGCCAAGATGCGCAAGCTGACCGTGGAGCCTGCGCTGATGGGACTGGACTGTGCCAATCCGCGCTTTGAAGCCATTGCAGAACTGGTGCAGCAAAACCGCGCCGAAGGCCACAAGGCCATCGTGTTCATGAGCATCGGGGAGCAGGGGGGAGCGTTCGAGCGCCTCAAGGAAGTGCTGGTCGCCCGCGGGTACCCGGCCAGGGAAATCGAGATCGTCTCCAGCCACACCCACAAATCCAGCGTGGAGCGCCAGGACCTCCAGGACCGGTACAACTTCGGCGACCTGACCCTGATTCTGGGGACCGACGTGCTGGGCCAGGGCTTCAACCTGCAGTACGGCACCGGCATGATCATCAACGCCGACATTCCGTGGAACTTCGAAGAAATCCGCCAACGCACCGGACGCGGCGCTCGCCAGGGCAACACCCTGAAGAAGCTCCGCAACATCTACCTGCTGCAGCGGGGATCGTTCGATTCCATGACCTACACCATCATGTCGGGCAAGAAAGCGTGGCAGCAGGAGTTGTGGGGCGACGCGGATGAGCTGAGCAACACCGCTGGGGGGTTCAACGGCGAGCAGATGGCCCTGCTGATGTCCGACGACCCGGACGCCACCAAAGCCCAGATCGACGAGAAACGCGGCCATCTGAGCGAACTGACGGCCAAGGCGCAGCTGCGCCGGCAGATGGAAACGCTCAGCGCGGCCATTGCCGTTCGCAACTCGCTCAGAAGTACGGTCCACATCGCCAATGAACGCAAACTGGGCTGGACGGCCAACGACCACACCCTGGTGACGCAAAAGCAGCGGGCCTTTGCCCGGCTCAGTCAGGACGTGGAGCGACTGAAGGACTTCCCCTTCGGGAAACTGCTGAAGTACCGCGGTGAAATCGCCATCTATGGAGAGCTGCCACTGCACATCGGGCTGCAGGTGGACATAGACGGAGAGACCTGGGAAGTCACGTCCTTCGGCAGTGAAGAGGCCACGCTGGTCAGCCCAGGCGGTGTCCACCTGAACAAGGACATTCGCAGCCTACGAGGCTTGCCGCTCAAGCCCAGCCCTTACCCTGAGCATTACCAGGAGGAAAGCCTGGCCCAGTCCACCACCATGTCCTGGGACGCGCAGGCAAAGATTCACATCATCAATCCGCAGGGCGCGGCCCTCAAGCCCAAGGACCAAGAAGGCGTCCTGACGATTTGCCTTCACGGCAATGCCTGGGAACTGCTGGACCGCCCAGAGGCGTATACCGTGCGCAGTCACCTCAACCAGGGGGCCACGGTGCTGCACGTCATGGTCCGTCCGGACGGCTCACACCTGAGCATCCTCGGCGTGGCGGTGCTGTGCGCCAGCCCGAAAGGCCGCGAACGCCTGTTGGCGGTCAAGGAAAGCGACGCCCTGAAAGAGCAGTTCGCTCAGGTGGCCGCGCAGTCCATCGGCGCAAACCTGATCAAAAGCCGCGTGAAAGCGGCCTGAGCAGCAAAGGGCGGGGGAGAAGACCCCGCCCCTGCCCCCTCTTTCCCTCCCCCTCCGCGGGAACAGAAAACGGATAGGGCGCAGACCGAACCACACGGTTCCGTCAATTCAGCAGCGCCCACAAGGAGAGTCATGTACCGATACCACCGCACCGTGACCGCGACCAAAGCGGCCCTCATCAAAGTGACCGTCGAGTCCGAAACCCCTCTCAGCGACGAAGACGTCGAGACGAAGATCCGCGAGAACGACCTGAACGGGGACTACGAAGATCAGTACGGAGAAACCTCTTCCGACGGCTTTAACATCACCGAAATTTTCGAAGAAGACGCGCAGGCTTACAGCCACATGGAGGAGCAATGATTCACATCGAATTCACCACCGATCTGGGAGCGAAAGTCACCGTAGACGTAGAGCGTCCTGAGCAGGTACTGGACATTCAGCGCCACTATGGCCGCCTGGGCTGGACCTCGGGCGAGGTGCCCGCCGGCGGCTATCAGTTCCCCCTGGACAACAGCGACGACTTCGACTGGGCGCTGATCGGTGCCCGCGAATGGACCAACCCCGAAGGCGAGACCATGATTCTGCACCGGGGCCATGCCTACCGCCGCCGCGAGCTGGAAGCGGTCGACAGCCGCAAACTGAAGCTGCCCAAAGCCGTCAAGTACAGCC of Deinococcus proteolyticus MRP contains these proteins:
- a CDS encoding helicase-related protein yields the protein MNTSYALEVLTGFLALFGLNTPNLFPRLHLSKSRPAVPALPEQMNSELLSSTGENPDMVIQPGLSPLPTPTPMGVELTGAGEQARRTANALALEEARKREPDQDILRRYSGGGGIGESIDAYYTPQALAKLMWQMLEAGMKKPSKKRPYRARVLDPTCGSGALLIGAPEHTELTGVEYDKDAALIAEKILPHAAIYAVPFERFTTRSSVPSFDMAIMNPPFGNRGNTRDLHEPEESRSERYIMRQTIRRVSHGGLIAAVLPLNLFYGEQHQAFRRELLATTLPLHLIAVPTGAFKASGAGITTVIALLRRHDVGVAEAVEELTDEELTTLMVDYSQDMIQRQLIQKFIQGESVVMDNGKDGQREYALSSWSASCRLSSAHLITYGRYGQPLLEGDISESSLSTAAEQGIAAQKAKAVSLNSVLGTIRIRVPQLADKAAIRAAQAPLHAIADGTKTAGGRFVFRLGQWQPVDDFGSPIIKDAMRVTQELNFYLDALNQNRTEAPKLRGQVELLDREFQRKHGPYPVKQLTRLSHNYPLFGLLLASLGEEGLKLPEPKKVELPLTPGTPLETALQLADLLALTEANLMQYAGISQSDAEKLLKTHFAFTGELWVEKGVYFAGNALLRAELAQKQAQGYGGYEREALLRQADTFLSLVRRVPINDIRLSPRDPVIPVHILEAWVNAYLGSLKDEEPLVSVIRERGAVQLSRRGGADKEGQAAAAQFNQQRAQALEAYLNHKTQLERIEDKSKMTREEQAAARAVVIDDAQAYEDAVQNHFSGWLADSEFVQEMEEAYTWTRGANVRAQGSTRPLNITDWRGPTPHPYQAADVRIMAAVAGIINNYDVGLGKTFETLLLVAYLKQCGRARRPIICVPAGLVSNWAVSVQRALPSWRVTIVGMTPKVDREGKPVYKRKLDGSVMIDDQGEPIQEWTEDSPEIKKAKIAQLAAGTTDLIIMSRESFTGIGMQRDTRERMLRTDPQVMRDLTVQDRYDAADGKKHKKRDQLVRETETFGLLMSKVKVAHPGDLSFEMLGCDFIAHDEGHELRNIYDAPSVFGEKPQFLGSGGTAQRAIDAQHKGRYIREQGGQTYLFTASWVKNSPMEVFSMLSQVTDDLPNYGLLSQEVLVEQYLRIEPDIIAGRDGEVNIRPCVTGFQRLKELRGIISGYVITRSYGDPEVVKADGTPLDVPKAEAEEVMIDMHPEQSAAYAQLRAEARSADPRARGDKHPFAIMAKMRKLTVEPALMGLDCANPRFEAIAELVQQNRAEGHKAIVFMSIGEQGGAFERLKEVLVARGYPAREIEIVSSHTHKSSVERQDLQDRYNFGDLTLILGTDVLGQGFNLQYGTGMIINADIPWNFEEIRQRTGRGARQGNTLKKLRNIYLLQRGSFDSMTYTIMSGKKAWQQELWGDADELSNTAGGFNGEQMALLMSDDPDATKAQIDEKRGHLSELTAKAQLRRQMETLSAAIAVRNSLRSTVHIANERKLGWTANDHTLVTQKQRAFARLSQDVERLKDFPFGKLLKYRGEIAIYGELPLHIGLQVDIDGETWEVTSFGSEEATLVSPGGVHLNKDIRSLRGLPLKPSPYPEHYQEESLAQSTTMSWDAQAKIHIINPQGAALKPKDQEGVLTICLHGNAWELLDRPEAYTVRSHLNQGATVLHVMVRPDGSHLSILGVAVLCASPKGRERLLAVKESDALKEQFAQVAAQSIGANLIKSRVKAA
- a CDS encoding single-stranded DNA-binding protein, coding for MIHIEFTTDLGAKVTVDVERPEQVLDIQRHYGRLGWTSGEVPAGGYQFPLDNSDDFDWALIGAREWTNPEGETMILHRGHAYRRRELEAVDSRKLKLPKAVKYSRGAKPTDPEHLREKGDGEIEYVTLAMFRGGKRQERFAKPAQTQSTQQNPARRDERAAQAPSRQGVPMQAASRA